A region of Flavobacterium indicum GPTSA100-9 = DSM 17447 DNA encodes the following proteins:
- a CDS encoding serine hydrolase domain-containing protein — protein sequence MKIKNLLLFCTSALFLCCSNDDSSENNVTEEAMYFPPIGSTTWETKTPESLNWNTANIQQLYDYLELKNSRSFMVLHNGKIVLEKYFGTHTATSPWYWASAGKTLTSTVTGIAEQEGLININNKVSDYLGTGWTSAPLAKENLITCKHLLTMTSGLDDSLGDNVAPANLQYVADAGTRWAYHNVYVKLQDVVANAAGQTWSAYFNTKLRDKIGMTGTWIQDGDLSVYWSTTRSMARFGLLALANGKWDGNQIINPTYFNSATHTSQNINLAYGYLWWINGESTYHMPQTQLTFNGSLIPNAPADMYCALGKNDQKIYVVPSKKLVIIRMGDAADTSNWAMSGFDNDLWGKINLVIN from the coding sequence ATGAAAATAAAAAATCTACTACTTTTTTGTACTTCTGCGCTATTTTTATGTTGCAGCAATGATGATTCAAGTGAAAATAACGTTACTGAAGAAGCAATGTATTTTCCACCAATTGGTTCAACTACTTGGGAAACAAAAACTCCTGAAAGTTTAAATTGGAATACAGCTAATATTCAACAATTATACGATTATTTAGAACTAAAAAACAGCAGAAGTTTTATGGTGCTTCACAATGGTAAAATTGTACTTGAAAAATATTTTGGCACCCATACCGCTACTTCACCTTGGTATTGGGCAAGTGCTGGTAAAACTCTAACTTCTACGGTAACTGGAATAGCAGAACAAGAAGGTTTAATTAACATTAATAATAAAGTTTCGGATTACTTAGGAACGGGTTGGACTTCTGCTCCTTTAGCAAAAGAAAATCTTATAACCTGCAAGCATTTATTAACAATGACTTCTGGCTTAGATGATTCGTTGGGCGACAATGTAGCTCCAGCAAATTTACAATATGTTGCAGATGCTGGTACAAGATGGGCGTATCATAATGTGTATGTAAAATTACAAGATGTGGTTGCTAATGCTGCTGGACAAACCTGGAGTGCTTATTTTAACACCAAACTAAGAGATAAAATTGGTATGACAGGAACATGGATTCAAGACGGCGATTTAAGCGTGTACTGGAGTACTACAAGAAGTATGGCGCGTTTTGGACTATTAGCATTAGCTAATGGAAAATGGGACGGAAATCAAATTATAAATCCTACTTATTTCAACTCAGCCACGCATACTTCGCAAAACATCAATTTAGCATATGGCTATTTATGGTGGATCAATGGTGAAAGTACTTATCATATGCCTCAAACGCAATTAACATTTAACGGCAGTCTTATTCCTAATGCTCCAGCCGATATGTATTGTGCTTTAGGGAAAAATGACCAAAAAATATATGTGGTACCAAGTAAAAAATTAGTTATAATTCGTATGGGCGATGCGGCAGACACATCGAATTGGGCGATGTCTGGTTTTGATAATGATTTATGGGGAAAAATAAATTTAGTTATCAATTAA
- a CDS encoding MotA/TolQ/ExbB proton channel family protein, with amino-acid sequence MIGFFLQATVDTLANAANQVANAAETAKQNTEISVLEFIFKGGFFIIPIAILLFYTIYVIVERTMYISKTTKTDNFLLKEVRTHLNNGNIELALGAAERLDNANARVVREGIMTIGRPISEIESNMERQAQIELGEMEKRLGHLGLIAGMAPTLGFVGTIGGVIKIFYSISITENISIGNISGGLYEKMISSGAGLIVGLFAYAGYHLLNGKIDHFMLNVQKQVLEFVNIIQRPNHGN; translated from the coding sequence ATGATTGGATTTTTTTTACAAGCCACAGTTGATACTTTAGCGAATGCGGCAAATCAGGTTGCCAATGCAGCAGAAACAGCCAAACAAAATACTGAAATTTCTGTTTTAGAATTTATTTTTAAAGGGGGATTCTTTATTATCCCAATTGCAATTTTATTGTTTTATACTATTTATGTTATTGTAGAACGTACTATGTATATTAGTAAAACGACTAAAACTGATAATTTTTTATTGAAAGAAGTGCGTACCCATTTAAATAATGGTAATATAGAATTAGCTTTAGGGGCTGCCGAACGATTGGATAATGCCAATGCAAGAGTAGTAAGAGAAGGTATTATGACTATTGGTCGTCCTATATCTGAAATTGAATCGAATATGGAGCGCCAAGCGCAAATTGAACTAGGCGAAATGGAAAAACGTTTAGGGCATTTAGGTTTAATTGCAGGTATGGCGCCTACTTTAGGTTTCGTAGGAACAATTGGTGGGGTAATTAAAATTTTCTATAGTATTTCGATCACGGAAAATATTAGTATTGGTAATATTTCTGGTGGATTATATGAAAAAATGATTTCGTCAGGTGCTGGACTTATCGTGGGACTTTTTGCTTATGCCGGTTACCATTTATTAAATGGGAAAATTGATCATTTTATGTTAAATGTTCAAAAGCAAGTGTTAGAATTTGTAAATATTATTCAAAGACCGAACCATGGCAATTAA
- the mazG gene encoding nucleoside triphosphate pyrophosphohydrolase, which produces MHTREEQLAAFSRLLDIMDDLREKCPWDKKQTLESLRHLTIEETYELGDAILDHDLVEVKKELGDLLLHIVFYAKIGSETNDFDIADVAHSICDKLINRHPHIYGDVVVENEEQVKQNWEKLKLKEGKKSVLEGVPRSLPALVKASRIQDKVKGVGFDWEEPHQVWEKVQEELNELQVEVLNQNQDKIEAEFGDVLFSMINYARFLKINPEDALERTNKKFIKRFQYLESKATEIGKPLSEMTLAEMDVFWEEAKKI; this is translated from the coding sequence ATGCACACAAGAGAAGAACAGCTTGCCGCTTTCAGCAGACTTTTAGACATCATGGACGATTTACGAGAAAAATGCCCATGGGATAAAAAACAAACCTTAGAAAGCTTACGTCATCTAACCATAGAAGAAACTTATGAATTAGGCGATGCTATTTTAGATCATGATTTAGTAGAAGTTAAGAAAGAACTAGGCGATTTACTTTTACACATTGTTTTCTACGCTAAAATTGGAAGTGAAACTAATGACTTTGACATTGCTGATGTTGCCCATAGTATTTGCGATAAACTAATTAATCGACACCCACATATTTATGGAGATGTGGTGGTTGAAAACGAGGAACAAGTCAAACAAAATTGGGAGAAGTTAAAACTCAAAGAAGGAAAAAAATCAGTTTTAGAAGGTGTTCCTAGAAGTTTACCGGCACTAGTTAAAGCAAGTCGCATACAAGATAAAGTTAAAGGCGTAGGATTTGATTGGGAAGAACCACATCAAGTTTGGGAAAAAGTACAAGAGGAATTAAATGAATTACAAGTTGAAGTTTTAAATCAAAATCAGGATAAAATTGAAGCTGAATTTGGAGATGTTTTATTCTCAATGATTAATTATGCACGTTTTCTAAAAATTAATCCCGAAGATGCGTTAGAACGCACGAATAAAAAATTCATTAAAAGATTTCAATATTTAGAAAGCAAAGCTACTGAAATAGGAAAACCGTTAAGCGAAATGACATTAGCTGAAATGGATGTATTTTGGGAAGAAGCCAAAAAAATATAA
- a CDS encoding outer membrane protein produces MKKVLLSAVALVAFTFANAQEEKPAGNGFSKGDAFVSGALTLGSSKTGDFKANAFEIAPKVGYFVSENIAVGASVGYSSLKYDNGVADATNSGLALGAFGRYYFTPANQFSLFAQLGFDYNTLDSEFDANSGTVYPDTFKTKEIGLGLSAGLNYFVSSNFSIEAGVAVLGYTSNDNGGNGADKTNTFAFGGDWRAVTFGVNYKF; encoded by the coding sequence ATGAAAAAAGTTTTATTATCTGCTGTAGCTTTAGTAGCTTTTACTTTTGCTAACGCTCAAGAAGAAAAACCAGCTGGAAATGGTTTTTCAAAAGGTGATGCATTCGTTTCTGGTGCTTTAACTTTAGGTTCTTCAAAAACAGGAGATTTCAAAGCTAATGCTTTCGAAATCGCTCCAAAAGTAGGTTACTTTGTAAGTGAAAACATTGCTGTTGGTGCTTCTGTTGGTTATTCATCTTTAAAATATGACAACGGAGTTGCTGATGCTACTAACTCAGGTTTAGCTTTAGGAGCTTTTGGTCGTTACTATTTTACACCAGCAAATCAATTTTCATTATTTGCACAGTTAGGATTTGATTACAACACTTTAGATTCTGAATTTGATGCTAATTCAGGTACTGTTTATCCTGACACTTTCAAAACTAAAGAAATTGGTTTAGGTTTAAGCGCTGGTTTAAACTACTTCGTATCATCTAATTTCTCTATCGAGGCTGGTGTAGCTGTTTTAGGTTACACTTCTAACGATAACGGAGGAAATGGTGCTGATAAAACGAATACTTTTGCATTCGGTGGTGACTGGAGAGCAGTTACTTTCGGTGTAAACTACAAATTCTAA
- a CDS encoding ATP-binding cassette domain-containing protein: MNSITIQNVYPKYFIPKNDRLASQIWNQNITFQKGDSYLIIAPSGSGKSTLASAILGNHFQYEGAILYDAVSIKSLSIEQLVAHRKNGVQLLFQDVRLIPELTLKENILLRIFDKNEAQYLDLINDYSNKLGITQLLDKKAMNCSYGERQRAAIVRSLINPANFLLFDECFSHLDVENKRNAFNLIQSVAQEQGKAIVFFELNEFSFQHSCKTMHL; the protein is encoded by the coding sequence ATGAATAGTATTACCATTCAAAATGTTTATCCCAAGTATTTTATTCCAAAAAACGATCGTTTAGCATCTCAAATTTGGAATCAAAATATAACTTTTCAAAAGGGCGATAGTTATTTAATTATCGCTCCTTCTGGAAGTGGAAAGTCAACATTGGCTAGTGCTATATTGGGAAATCATTTTCAATATGAAGGAGCTATTTTATACGATGCTGTTTCAATAAAATCATTGTCAATTGAACAATTAGTCGCACATAGAAAAAACGGCGTTCAATTGCTTTTTCAAGATGTTAGATTAATTCCAGAATTAACTTTAAAAGAAAATATCTTATTAAGAATATTTGATAAAAATGAAGCGCAATATCTTGATTTAATTAACGATTATTCAAATAAACTTGGTATAACTCAATTGTTGGATAAGAAGGCAATGAATTGTTCCTATGGCGAAAGACAACGTGCAGCAATCGTAAGAAGTTTAATAAATCCAGCAAATTTTCTACTTTTTGATGAATGTTTTAGTCATTTAGATGTTGAAAATAAAAGGAATGCTTTTAATCTAATTCAATCTGTAGCCCAAGAACAGGGTAAAGCAATTGTTTTTTTTGAATTGAATGAATTCTCCTTTCAACATAGTTGTAAAACAATGCACTTGTAA
- a CDS encoding trimeric intracellular cation channel family protein, which produces MFHLLDIIGTLFFAISGVLTGLNKKLDAFGVFVIAFVTALGGGTLRDILIGKTPVGWMIDTQYIYIVLFGVLISVLFRKKLDQLRVSLFLFDTIGLGIFTIIGIEKGISKELDPMICIALGTMTASFGGVIRDILCNEIPILFRKEIYATICIIGGGLYFFLKQLNLNQDLLYLLTSSFIITLRLLAVYYKWSLPQLYKE; this is translated from the coding sequence ATGTTTCATCTTCTTGATATCATTGGCACACTGTTTTTTGCAATATCGGGTGTTTTAACTGGACTAAATAAAAAATTAGATGCTTTTGGCGTATTTGTTATTGCTTTTGTAACTGCTCTTGGAGGTGGAACGCTAAGAGATATATTAATTGGCAAAACACCTGTTGGTTGGATGATTGACACACAATATATTTATATTGTCCTTTTTGGTGTTTTAATTTCAGTACTGTTTAGAAAAAAACTTGACCAATTAAGAGTGTCATTATTTCTTTTTGACACTATTGGTTTAGGAATTTTTACAATAATAGGAATTGAAAAAGGAATATCAAAAGAACTCGACCCAATGATTTGTATCGCATTAGGAACTATGACAGCTAGTTTTGGTGGTGTTATAAGAGACATTTTATGCAACGAAATCCCAATTTTGTTTCGAAAAGAAATTTATGCAACAATATGCATTATTGGCGGAGGTTTGTATTTCTTTTTAAAACAATTGAATTTAAACCAAGACCTACTATATCTTTTAACTTCCTCTTTTATTATTACATTGCGTTTACTAGCTGTCTATTATAAATGGAGTTTACCACAACTTTATAAAGAGTAA
- a CDS encoding quinone-dependent dihydroorotate dehydrogenase: MYKLLIRPLLFCFDPEKVHYFTFSALRVINKIPIVSSIFNSFYQFEDKRLEREVFGLKFKNPVGLAAGFDKDAKLYKELSNLGFGFIEIGTLTPKAQDGNPKKRLFRLQEDSGIINRMGFNNGGVLEAVERLKKNNGHVLIGGNIGKNKVTPNENATDDYVICFNALYDYVDYFVVNVSSPNTPGLRELQDREPLTKLLQALQDLNNQKTVTLSLSKGKPILLKIAPDLTNEQLLDIIAIVNDTKIAGVIATNTTLSRDGLQSVNKIEAGGLSGKPLTKRSTEVIRFLAEKSNHAFPIIGVGGIHTAEDAIEKLNAGASLVQLYTGFIYEGPQLIKDINKKILQLQ; the protein is encoded by the coding sequence ATGTATAAATTACTTATTCGTCCATTACTTTTCTGTTTCGATCCAGAAAAAGTGCATTATTTTACCTTTTCAGCCTTAAGAGTAATTAATAAAATTCCGATTGTTTCTTCCATTTTTAATTCGTTTTATCAATTCGAAGATAAGCGTCTGGAACGAGAAGTTTTTGGTTTAAAGTTTAAAAATCCGGTTGGGTTAGCGGCTGGTTTTGATAAAGATGCTAAATTGTACAAAGAATTGTCAAATTTAGGTTTTGGATTTATAGAAATTGGTACATTAACCCCAAAAGCACAAGACGGAAATCCAAAAAAACGATTGTTTCGTTTGCAAGAAGACAGCGGAATAATTAATCGAATGGGTTTTAACAACGGTGGTGTTTTAGAGGCTGTAGAGCGATTAAAGAAAAACAACGGACACGTTTTAATTGGCGGGAATATTGGAAAAAACAAAGTTACACCAAATGAAAATGCAACGGATGATTACGTAATTTGTTTTAATGCATTATACGATTATGTTGATTATTTCGTTGTAAATGTAAGTTCACCTAACACGCCTGGTTTAAGAGAATTGCAGGATAGAGAACCGCTAACAAAATTATTACAAGCGTTACAAGATTTAAATAATCAAAAAACGGTCACCCTGAGCTTGTCGAAGGGAAAACCCATTTTATTAAAAATTGCTCCCGATTTAACCAATGAGCAGTTGTTGGATATCATTGCGATTGTAAATGATACAAAAATAGCTGGAGTTATTGCTACTAATACGACATTATCTAGAGATGGCTTGCAATCGGTTAACAAAATTGAAGCGGGTGGATTGTCTGGTAAACCATTAACGAAACGTTCTACTGAAGTCATTCGTTTTTTAGCAGAAAAAAGTAATCATGCTTTTCCGATTATTGGAGTTGGTGGTATACATACAGCAGAAGATGCTATTGAAAAGTTAAATGCTGGGGCTAGTTTAGTACAGTTGTATACTGGATTTATTTACGAAGGGCCGCAATTAATAAAAGATATTAATAAGAAGATTTTACAATTGCAATAG
- a CDS encoding non-canonical purine NTP diphosphatase, which yields MKLVFASNNKNKIAEIQQLIGDKFEIVSLEDIGCTEDIPETAETIEGNAILKAQYVYDKYGLSCFADDTGLEIDALQGEPGVYSARYAGEQKNADDNMALVLQKLENKTNRSAQFKTVIALNFGSEHFLFEGIVKGTITPVKRGNEGFGYDPIFQPEGFDVTFAEMSMQQKATISHRGKAVEKLVNFLKRMM from the coding sequence ATGAAACTAGTCTTTGCGTCAAATAATAAAAATAAAATTGCTGAAATTCAGCAATTAATTGGAGATAAATTTGAAATTGTTTCTTTAGAAGACATTGGTTGTACAGAAGATATTCCTGAAACCGCTGAAACTATTGAAGGAAATGCAATATTAAAAGCACAATACGTTTATGATAAATATGGACTCTCTTGTTTTGCTGATGACACGGGTTTAGAGATTGATGCGTTACAAGGGGAACCCGGTGTGTATTCTGCACGTTATGCAGGCGAACAGAAAAATGCAGACGATAATATGGCTTTGGTTCTTCAGAAATTAGAAAATAAAACCAATAGAAGCGCTCAATTTAAAACTGTAATAGCTCTTAATTTTGGAAGTGAGCATTTCTTGTTTGAAGGAATAGTAAAAGGAACAATAACTCCAGTAAAAAGAGGGAATGAAGGTTTTGGTTACGACCCTATTTTTCAACCAGAAGGTTTTGATGTTACTTTTGCAGAAATGTCCATGCAGCAAAAAGCGACTATTAGTCATCGAGGAAAAGCTGTAGAAAAGTTAGTCAATTTTTTAAAAAGAATGATGTAA
- a CDS encoding FtsX-like permease family protein codes for MKKSVVKSLFLYLGLFLSFVLMLSCIQLYFNANDLLGKKNSDSNYWLTLSKTITPDNIGRKELLGFNKENIQEIEKWNGVKKVYPILSNDFKVSADGGSFIPFYTDMYLEAIDNDAIDVQDLSEFKVQENTIPIIISREYLNLYNYGFALNQGLPQITEEFAKKIEVNINLTLKEKNLKYKGRLVGLSDRIHSVLVPKSFLDSLNNTQRKTAEQAAVFSRILVKVNDASDQDLISKMNEKGYESNQESLRSAKIKGKLFLVLKAIACIGLFIFLLCIFMIINSIKIQFLEQKDEVSIKYSLGYSPKKMVNQISRKFSISIAITIVICLLLLSVLQYYFAQAAIANNMLSSTIAVELWSAIVIIPLAVYFIVNSLIYNWLLKSWKF; via the coding sequence ATGAAAAAAAGTGTAGTAAAATCACTCTTCTTATACCTTGGTTTATTCTTATCATTTGTTTTAATGTTAAGTTGTATCCAATTGTATTTTAATGCTAATGATTTGCTTGGTAAGAAAAATAGTGATTCTAATTATTGGTTAACCTTATCAAAAACAATTACTCCTGATAATATTGGTAGAAAAGAATTGTTAGGTTTTAATAAAGAGAATATTCAAGAAATTGAAAAGTGGAATGGCGTAAAAAAGGTGTATCCTATACTTTCTAATGATTTTAAAGTTTCGGCAGACGGTGGAAGTTTTATTCCGTTTTATACGGATATGTATTTGGAAGCCATTGATAATGATGCGATTGATGTGCAAGATTTATCAGAATTTAAAGTGCAAGAAAATACTATTCCTATCATAATTTCTAGGGAATATTTAAATCTTTACAACTATGGTTTTGCACTAAATCAAGGTTTGCCACAAATAACAGAAGAATTTGCTAAGAAAATAGAAGTAAATATCAATCTAACATTAAAAGAAAAGAATTTAAAGTACAAAGGAAGGTTGGTAGGACTTTCTGATAGGATTCATTCTGTTTTAGTGCCAAAGTCTTTTTTAGATTCATTAAATAATACACAGAGAAAAACTGCGGAACAAGCTGCCGTTTTTTCCAGAATCTTAGTTAAAGTTAACGATGCTTCAGATCAAGATTTAATTTCAAAAATGAATGAAAAGGGATATGAATCTAATCAAGAATCATTGCGTTCAGCTAAAATAAAAGGGAAATTATTTTTAGTATTAAAAGCAATTGCTTGTATCGGACTTTTTATTTTTCTTTTGTGTATTTTTATGATTATTAATAGCATCAAAATACAGTTTTTAGAGCAAAAAGACGAGGTTTCCATAAAGTATTCTTTAGGATATTCTCCTAAAAAAATGGTCAATCAAATCAGTAGAAAATTTAGTATTTCTATTGCTATTACCATTGTAATTTGTCTATTGCTGTTGTCTGTACTACAATATTATTTTGCTCAGGCTGCAATTGCTAATAATATGCTTTCTTCTACTATTGCAGTTGAATTATGGTCGGCAATAGTTATAATACCTCTTGCAGTTTATTTTATTGTAAATTCATTGATTTATAATTGGCTGCTTAAATCTTGGAAATTTTAA
- the ygiD gene encoding 4,5-DOPA-extradiol-dioxygenase, with protein sequence MKNLNQLYNYKDQLPNTEKMPVLFLGHGSPMNAIEENEFVAGFRTIAKTIPTPTAILCISAHWYTKGTKVTAMELPQTIHDFGGFPKELFEVQYPAKGSPELAQFTKELLLPTEVELNHDWGLDHGAWSVIKHLYPEANIPVIQMSIDYSLAPEKHFELAQKLQALRNKGILIIGSGNIIHNLRMVDWANFNKDNHGYDWAKEAHTDFNKYMLEGDFKSLINYQNHSTAWNLAIPTPDHYLPLLYALGLKNNNEELQLFNDKFVAGSLSMTSVKIG encoded by the coding sequence ATGAAAAATTTAAATCAACTTTACAACTATAAAGATCAATTACCCAATACAGAAAAAATGCCTGTCTTGTTTTTAGGACACGGAAGCCCTATGAATGCCATTGAAGAAAATGAGTTTGTGGCAGGATTTAGAACCATTGCCAAAACCATCCCTACTCCAACAGCTATTTTATGTATTTCTGCACATTGGTACACCAAAGGAACGAAAGTAACCGCTATGGAGCTACCGCAAACGATTCATGATTTTGGTGGATTTCCAAAAGAGCTTTTCGAAGTTCAATATCCAGCTAAAGGTTCACCTGAATTGGCTCAATTCACTAAAGAACTTTTACTGCCTACAGAAGTAGAATTAAATCACGATTGGGGACTAGATCATGGTGCTTGGAGTGTAATTAAACATTTGTATCCAGAAGCGAATATTCCAGTAATCCAAATGAGTATTGATTACAGTTTAGCTCCAGAAAAACATTTTGAATTGGCTCAAAAACTACAAGCGTTACGAAACAAAGGCATTTTAATTATAGGTAGCGGTAATATTATTCATAATTTACGAATGGTAGATTGGGCTAATTTCAACAAAGACAATCACGGCTACGATTGGGCCAAAGAAGCCCATACTGATTTTAATAAGTATATGTTAGAAGGGGATTTTAAATCGTTGATTAACTATCAAAACCACAGTACAGCATGGAATTTAGCCATACCCACACCCGATCATTATTTACCTTTACTATATGCTTTAGGTTTGAAAAACAACAATGAAGAATTACAGTTGTTTAATGATAAGTTTGTAGCCGGTTCGTTGAGTATGACTTCGGTTAAGATTGGGTAA
- a CDS encoding ExbD/TolR family protein, with protein MAIKRNKRFHAEVHASSMSDIMFFLLLFFLIISTLANPNVIKMTLPKSKVNEKTNKQHVSISVTEEKQYFIDKQPVAFEELEKELLAKVGNDKEQTVVVRIPFNLQVQDLVDVLQIGVKNNMKFVIATNPK; from the coding sequence ATGGCAATTAAAAGAAATAAACGTTTTCATGCAGAAGTTCATGCGTCCTCAATGAGTGACATCATGTTCTTTTTGTTGTTGTTCTTTTTGATTATTTCCACGTTGGCAAATCCAAATGTGATTAAAATGACGTTGCCAAAATCGAAAGTAAATGAGAAAACGAATAAACAACATGTGAGTATTTCGGTAACGGAAGAAAAACAATACTTTATTGATAAACAACCTGTCGCTTTTGAAGAATTAGAAAAAGAATTACTGGCAAAAGTAGGCAATGATAAAGAACAAACCGTTGTGGTTCGAATTCCGTTTAATTTGCAAGTACAAGATTTGGTTGATGTTTTACAAATAGGTGTAAAGAACAACATGAAATTTGTAATTGCAACGAATCCGAAATAA
- a CDS encoding bifunctional folylpolyglutamate synthase/dihydrofolate synthase: MTYTETLNWLYNQLPMFQNVGATAYKKDLTNTIALTNYLSNPETQFKSIHVAGTNGKGSTSSMLASVFMEARYKVGLYTSPHLKDFRERITINGRPISKAYVQKFVLQNKSFFESHHLSFFEMTVGLAFQYFAEKKVDIALIEVGMGGRLDSTNIITPLVSVITNIGFDHMQFLGSTLDAIASEKAGIIKPNIPVVIGEYTKETKMVFIEKAKKCSSEIVFAQDKNIPDYPSELKGDYQIKNKKTVVATCEIAKKHFHITNEHIKNGIKNVVTNTGLKGRWQILQTNPKIICDTAHNSHGLKIVLQQLEREAPSHLHIVLGVVNDKDLESILPLFPKNATYYFCKPKVQRGLDEKVLQKEALKYNLIGKAYSSVLKAKNAALKTASKEDIIYIGGSTFVVAELI; this comes from the coding sequence ATGACCTATACAGAAACCTTAAATTGGCTTTATAATCAGTTACCTATGTTTCAAAATGTAGGGGCTACTGCTTATAAAAAAGATTTAACCAATACCATCGCTTTAACCAATTATTTAAGCAATCCCGAAACCCAATTTAAATCCATACATGTCGCGGGAACAAATGGCAAAGGCTCTACTTCAAGCATGTTGGCATCTGTATTTATGGAAGCCCGTTATAAAGTTGGACTATACACCTCTCCACACCTAAAAGATTTCAGAGAACGAATTACCATAAATGGCAGACCAATTAGCAAAGCATATGTTCAAAAATTTGTACTTCAGAACAAAAGTTTTTTTGAGAGTCATCATTTAAGTTTTTTTGAAATGACGGTTGGATTAGCTTTTCAATATTTTGCAGAAAAGAAAGTTGATATTGCACTAATAGAAGTAGGAATGGGTGGAAGATTAGATTCTACCAATATCATTACTCCTTTAGTATCCGTAATCACCAACATTGGATTTGATCACATGCAATTTTTGGGCTCTACCTTAGATGCAATTGCGAGTGAAAAAGCAGGGATAATTAAACCAAATATTCCAGTAGTGATAGGTGAATACACTAAAGAGACTAAAATGGTGTTTATTGAAAAAGCAAAAAAATGTTCTAGTGAAATCGTTTTTGCACAAGATAAAAACATACCAGATTACCCTTCGGAACTAAAAGGTGACTACCAAATAAAAAATAAAAAAACCGTTGTAGCCACCTGTGAAATTGCAAAAAAACATTTCCATATCACGAATGAACATATTAAAAATGGAATAAAAAATGTAGTAACTAATACAGGTTTAAAAGGCCGATGGCAAATTTTACAAACAAATCCAAAAATCATTTGTGACACTGCCCATAACAGTCATGGCTTAAAAATAGTATTACAGCAATTAGAAAGAGAAGCCCCATCACATTTACATATCGTTTTAGGTGTAGTAAATGATAAAGATTTAGAGAGTATACTCCCTTTATTCCCTAAAAATGCCACCTATTATTTTTGCAAGCCAAAAGTACAACGAGGCTTAGACGAAAAAGTTCTTCAAAAAGAAGCTTTAAAATACAATTTAATTGGAAAAGCGTATTCTTCAGTATTGAAAGCTAAAAATGCAGCACTAAAAACAGCATCAAAAGAAGATATTATCTATATAGGAGGAAGTACATTTGTAGTAGCGGAACTAATTTAA